The following proteins are encoded in a genomic region of Nicotiana sylvestris chromosome 4, ASM39365v2, whole genome shotgun sequence:
- the LOC138889774 gene encoding uncharacterized protein, translated as MLKQIQVNIPLINALKEMPGYAKMMKDLMSQKFDFQDLAIVTLTQTCSAVVTRPVAEKLSDLGSFTIPCTIGNFVFAKALCDLGASINFMRLEIYKRLGSGRARPTSMLLQLADRTMKRPSGILDDVLIQVGKFVFHADFVILDCKEDEEIPIILGRAFLATGRTLIDCETGEVKMRLNDEEITFNMQKSMRPLSEFVNFSLIDVVDVIVEADDEKLTIEDPLTACLVNLNEVNGEELAEWVLALEVRGFWDRTLEFEPLHLENRETPPAKPSIEEPPNLELKPLPAHLSLLDVQAQQLLQVLKECKTAIGWTMANIKGIIPAYCMHKILLEEGHKPSREHQRR; from the exons atgctgaaacaaattcaggtaaatattccattgattaatgcattgaaggagatgcctggttatgcaaaaatgatgaaggacttgatgtcccaaaAATTTGATTTTCAAGACTTGGCCATAGTGACTCTTACTCAGACCTGCAGTGCTGTAGTGACCAGACCAGTTGCTGAGAAGCTCTCTGACCTggggagtttcacaattccctgCACCATTGGTAACTTTGTTTTTGCCaaggcactttgtgatttgggggctagcataaattttATGCGCCTGGAAATTTATAAAAGGTTGGGGagtggaagagctagacccacatctatgttgttgcagctagCTGACAGGACCATGAAAAGACCTTCTGGTATCTTGGATGACGTGCtgattcaggtagggaaatttgtgttccatgcagattttgtgattctagattgcaaggaggatgaagaaattcccataattttgggaagggcATTCTTGGCCACGGGGAGAACTCTCATTGATTGCGAAACTGGGGAGGTCAAGATGAGATTGAAtgatgaggagataacattcaataTGCAAAAATCTATGAGGCCACTGAGTGAATTCGTAAATTTCTCTTTaattgatgtcgtggatgtaatcgtagaaGCTGATGATGAAAAGTTGACTATTGAGGACCCTCTTACTGCATGTCTGGTAAATTTAAATGAGGTGAATGGGGAAGAATTGGCAGAATGGGTGTTGGCTTTAGAGGTCAGAgggttttgggatagaactcttgAATTTGAGCCCCTGCACTTAGAAAACAGggaaactcctccagccaagccatccatagaagaaccaccaaatctagaattgaagccactgcccgcccatctcag tttgttagatgtgcaggcacaacaacttttACAGGTACTAAAGGAAtgcaagactgccattgggtggaccatggcaaaCATCAAGGGGATCATCCCGGCatattgtatgcataaaattctactggaagagggacacaaaccttctagggagcaccaaagaaggtga